In Polynucleobacter ibericus, a genomic segment contains:
- a CDS encoding DUF3426 domain-containing protein, translating to MHGTLTQQQPSNEDTPFAAPAQKKSLKLALYTLLLLVLLVFGEHLSRNSLLPALAPQVDGTSNPISVRAFHLLQSIDAKLCRALGCLDRTVSDFSAWKIISATLAPENAREGLKNAANQSLLQVEIQNRLAIAVLAPNLEISLTDAEESEIKSLQFTPQDWLPEAWQETHPDFLKRGIPSGEMLQVELPIALPPNAAGYRVRVLYP from the coding sequence CTGCATGGCACCCTAACCCAGCAGCAGCCAAGCAATGAAGACACGCCATTTGCTGCACCTGCTCAAAAAAAAAGTCTTAAGTTAGCCCTCTACACGCTGCTATTACTGGTGTTACTTGTTTTTGGAGAGCATCTCTCTAGAAATTCATTGCTACCAGCATTGGCGCCACAAGTAGACGGCACATCGAATCCAATTTCTGTGCGTGCTTTTCATTTATTACAAAGTATTGATGCGAAACTTTGTCGTGCACTAGGATGTCTAGATCGCACCGTGAGCGATTTTTCCGCGTGGAAAATAATCTCAGCCACACTTGCACCAGAAAATGCGCGAGAAGGGCTTAAAAACGCTGCAAATCAATCTCTGCTGCAAGTTGAGATACAAAATCGTCTTGCGATTGCAGTTTTAGCTCCCAATTTAGAAATTTCTTTGACTGATGCAGAAGAATCCGAAATCAAATCTTTGCAATTCACTCCACAAGATTGGTTACCCGAAGCTTGGCAAGAGACACATCCTGATTTTTTAAAAAGAGGTATTCCTTCTGGCGAAATGCTTCAAGTTGAATTACCTATTGCATTGCCACCGAATGCTGCTGGCTATCGCGTTCGAGTGCTTTATCCCTAA
- the accC gene encoding acetyl-CoA carboxylase biotin carboxylase subunit, with the protein MFDKILIANRGEIALRIQRACRELGIKTVVVYSTADKEAKYVKLADEAVCIGPAPSPLSYLNMPAIISAAEVTDAEAIHPGYGFLSENADFAERVEKSGFAFIGPTAASIRLMGDKVSAKRAMIKAGVPCVPGSEGALPDNPKEIIATAKKVGYPVIIKAAGGGGGRGMRVVHTEAALLNAVNMTKEEAGRAFGNPEVYMEKFLEKPRHVEIQILADTHGNAIWLGERDCSMQRRHQKVIEEAPAPGIDRRLIAKIGERCAEACRKIGYRGAGTFEFLYENGEFFFIEMNTRVQVEHPVTEMITGVDIVQEQIRIAAGLRLSYRQKDIIFRGHAIECRLNAEDPFKFTPSPGKIGSFHMPGGPGIRVDSHAYSGYVVPSNYDSMIGKLISYGNTREQAIRRMQIALSEMVIDGITTNVPLHRELMLDPNFIEGGTSIHYLEHRLEEQAASRGKP; encoded by the coding sequence ATGTTCGATAAGATTCTGATTGCCAATCGGGGAGAAATTGCTCTCCGCATCCAACGCGCATGCCGCGAGTTGGGAATTAAAACTGTTGTGGTGTATTCCACAGCAGATAAAGAAGCGAAATATGTAAAGCTTGCCGATGAAGCTGTATGCATTGGGCCAGCACCATCCCCGTTGAGCTATCTCAATATGCCAGCCATTATTTCTGCAGCAGAAGTTACCGATGCAGAAGCGATTCACCCTGGTTATGGCTTTCTCTCTGAGAATGCCGACTTTGCTGAACGTGTTGAAAAGTCTGGTTTTGCCTTTATTGGGCCAACTGCCGCATCTATTCGTCTGATGGGCGACAAGGTTTCTGCAAAGCGCGCGATGATTAAAGCGGGTGTGCCTTGTGTTCCTGGATCAGAGGGTGCGCTTCCTGATAATCCAAAAGAAATCATCGCAACTGCCAAAAAAGTAGGTTACCCGGTCATCATCAAAGCCGCTGGTGGTGGTGGTGGTCGCGGTATGCGCGTTGTTCATACCGAAGCCGCGCTCCTCAACGCTGTCAATATGACTAAAGAAGAGGCTGGCCGTGCTTTTGGTAATCCCGAGGTCTACATGGAGAAGTTTTTAGAAAAACCTCGCCACGTAGAAATTCAGATTTTGGCTGACACTCATGGCAACGCCATTTGGCTGGGCGAGCGTGACTGCTCTATGCAACGTCGCCACCAAAAAGTAATTGAAGAGGCGCCTGCTCCTGGCATTGATCGTCGCTTGATTGCCAAAATTGGCGAGCGCTGCGCTGAAGCCTGTCGCAAGATTGGTTACCGAGGGGCTGGCACGTTTGAATTCCTCTATGAAAACGGTGAATTTTTCTTTATTGAAATGAATACCCGCGTTCAGGTAGAGCATCCGGTTACCGAAATGATTACCGGTGTAGATATTGTTCAAGAACAGATTCGAATTGCAGCCGGCTTAAGATTAAGTTATCGCCAAAAAGACATTATTTTCCGTGGCCACGCCATTGAATGCCGTCTTAATGCTGAAGATCCATTTAAGTTCACCCCGAGCCCAGGCAAAATTGGTTCATTTCACATGCCTGGTGGCCCCGGCATTCGAGTAGACTCACATGCCTATAGCGGCTATGTTGTTCCATCAAACTATGACTCCATGATTGGCAAATTGATCTCTTACGGCAATACCCGTGAGCAAGCTATTCGCCGCATGCAAATTGCACTCTCCGAGATGGTGATTGATGGCATTACAACCAATGTCCCGCTGCATCGTGAACTCATGCTCGATCCGAACTTTATTGAAGGTGGCACGAGCATTCACTACTTGGAGCATCGCCTAGAAGAGCAAGCTGCAAGTCGCGGTAAGCCTTAA
- the accB gene encoding acetyl-CoA carboxylase biotin carboxyl carrier protein has protein sequence MDLRKLKTLIDLVSESGISELEVNEGEDRVRIVNAGSPAPAGQVIYANPAPAQAMQATPVASAPNPAAPAVEAPAVETGSVARSPMVGTFYRAPNPESPNFVNIGDTVKVGQTLCIIEAMKLLNEIESEYAGVVKEILCENGQGVEFDQPLFIIA, from the coding sequence ATGGATCTGAGAAAACTTAAAACCTTGATCGACCTAGTCTCTGAATCAGGTATTTCAGAATTAGAGGTAAATGAAGGTGAAGATCGCGTTCGCATTGTGAATGCCGGCTCCCCAGCCCCGGCCGGTCAGGTGATTTATGCCAACCCCGCACCAGCTCAAGCTATGCAAGCTACACCCGTCGCTAGCGCTCCGAATCCAGCGGCACCAGCCGTTGAGGCGCCTGCTGTTGAAACAGGTTCTGTAGCACGCTCTCCGATGGTAGGCACTTTCTACCGCGCCCCAAATCCAGAGTCCCCAAACTTCGTCAATATTGGTGATACCGTAAAAGTCGGTCAAACACTTTGCATCATTGAAGCGATGAAGCTACTCAATGAGATTGAATCTGAGTATGCTGGCGTGGTCAAAGAAATTCTCTGTGAAAACGGTCAAGGCGTCGAATTTGACCAGCCACTTTTCATCATTGCTTAA
- the aroQ gene encoding type II 3-dehydroquinate dehydratase has product MSKKASILVIQGPNLNLLGTREPDVYGKTTLEDIHYKLGELAKAQSVELSTYQSNHEGELIDRIQKAKQEGVDFIIINPGAFTHTSVALRDVLAGVAIPFIEIHLSNIHQREEFRKHSYLSDIATGVICGLGAIGYELALQAAITRLQK; this is encoded by the coding sequence ATGTCGAAAAAAGCTTCAATTCTCGTAATTCAGGGCCCAAATCTCAACTTATTAGGAACCCGTGAACCTGATGTTTACGGTAAAACCACCCTAGAAGACATCCACTACAAGCTCGGTGAGCTTGCAAAAGCACAATCAGTAGAGCTAAGTACCTATCAAAGCAACCATGAAGGCGAGCTAATTGATCGAATTCAAAAGGCAAAACAAGAAGGGGTTGATTTCATCATCATCAATCCAGGCGCCTTTACACACACTAGTGTTGCCTTACGGGATGTTCTGGCTGGGGTAGCCATTCCTTTTATAGAAATCCACTTATCCAATATTCATCAACGCGAAGAATTTCGTAAGCACTCCTACCTGTCCGATATTGCAACTGGAGTGATTTGTGGTCTTGGCGCCATTGGTTACGAATTAGCACTGCAAGCAGCCATTACTCGTTTACAGAAATAA
- a CDS encoding TlpA family protein disulfide reductase has protein sequence MNRRQWIIIVAISLLALLAGVLTSQWIYKTGLASDPAVKAFFANSWQSPDGKTVDTEKWQGKVLVVNFWASWCPPCVEEMPTLDKLQQEFLRQNVLFVGIGIDSPSNIREFLSNTPVSYPIVIGGLEGSNLSKQLGNSQGALPYTIIINAKGKATYSKLGKISEDDIRSAIKSAL, from the coding sequence ATGAACCGCAGACAATGGATCATCATCGTCGCAATTAGTCTTTTAGCTCTCCTTGCGGGGGTGCTGACCTCGCAATGGATTTATAAAACTGGCTTAGCTAGCGACCCCGCTGTAAAAGCATTTTTTGCGAATTCTTGGCAAAGTCCAGATGGAAAAACGGTCGATACTGAAAAATGGCAGGGGAAAGTCCTTGTAGTGAACTTTTGGGCCTCCTGGTGCCCCCCTTGCGTAGAAGAAATGCCCACTTTAGACAAGCTTCAGCAAGAGTTTTTGCGGCAAAATGTCTTATTTGTTGGCATTGGCATCGATTCACCCTCTAATATTCGTGAATTTCTCTCAAATACACCTGTTTCCTATCCGATTGTGATCGGCGGACTCGAGGGCAGCAATCTTTCCAAGCAGCTGGGAAATTCTCAAGGCGCACTTCCCTACACCATCATCATCAATGCTAAAGGTAAGGCAACTTACAGCAAATTAGGAAAGATAAGCGAAGATGACATCAGAAGTGCGATTAAATCGGCTTTATAA
- the mpl gene encoding UDP-N-acetylmuramate:L-alanyl-gamma-D-glutamyl-meso-diaminopimelate ligase — protein MHIHILGICGTFMGGIAAIARQAGHRVTGCDANVYPPMSTQLEAQGIELIEGFSPDQLSQFETMPDLFVIGNVVSRGNPLMEAILNQGLPYISGPQWLGEQVLYGRHVLAVAGTHGKTTTSAMLTWILEFNGYQPGYLIGGVPLNFTVSARLGQSKYFVIEADEYDTAFFDKRSKFVHYRPRTALLNNLEFDHADIFADLAAIETQFHHLVRTVPGDGLLVVNGEEPALSSVITRGAWAPVERFGQELTNEWSLISQEADGFIVRKGGNEVATVKWAPDSGVMGRHNQLNALAAIASANHIGISPANAALALAEFKNVKRRLEMIGVANEITVYDDFAHHPTAITTTVDGLRRRVGKARILAVLEPRSNTMKLGVMKAQLPGSLEAADKVFAYGANTGKESLGWDLTEVLSPLNAGEQNKAHAFEDLEKLVRAVAQEAKPGDHILVMSNGGFGGVHQKILNAISAK, from the coding sequence ATGCATATACATATCTTGGGCATTTGCGGTACTTTCATGGGCGGCATTGCCGCCATTGCTAGACAAGCTGGACATCGCGTTACGGGTTGCGATGCCAACGTGTATCCACCAATGAGTACGCAGCTTGAAGCTCAAGGCATTGAACTGATCGAGGGATTCTCGCCCGATCAATTATCTCAGTTTGAGACCATGCCTGATTTATTTGTGATTGGCAATGTGGTCTCTCGGGGCAATCCTTTAATGGAGGCAATTCTCAATCAAGGGCTGCCGTATATTTCTGGGCCGCAGTGGTTGGGTGAGCAAGTCTTGTACGGAAGGCATGTTCTAGCTGTGGCTGGTACACATGGCAAGACAACTACCTCGGCGATGCTGACTTGGATTTTGGAATTCAATGGCTATCAGCCTGGATATTTGATTGGTGGCGTTCCGCTCAATTTCACAGTCTCTGCGCGTTTGGGGCAGAGTAAATATTTTGTCATTGAAGCTGATGAATACGACACTGCTTTCTTTGATAAGCGCAGTAAGTTCGTGCATTACCGACCACGTACGGCCTTACTAAATAATTTAGAGTTTGATCACGCCGATATTTTTGCTGACCTTGCGGCGATCGAAACACAATTTCATCATTTAGTACGCACTGTTCCGGGTGATGGTTTGTTAGTGGTGAATGGCGAAGAGCCGGCGCTATCAAGCGTGATTACTCGTGGTGCATGGGCGCCTGTAGAGCGCTTTGGTCAAGAGCTGACAAATGAGTGGTCTTTGATCTCTCAAGAGGCTGATGGCTTTATTGTGCGTAAGGGTGGTAATGAAGTGGCCACAGTAAAGTGGGCGCCTGATTCAGGTGTGATGGGGAGACATAATCAACTCAATGCGCTTGCAGCGATTGCCTCGGCAAATCATATTGGCATCTCTCCAGCAAATGCCGCCCTGGCATTGGCTGAGTTTAAGAATGTAAAGCGTCGCCTGGAAATGATTGGCGTTGCCAATGAGATTACAGTTTATGACGATTTTGCGCATCACCCAACAGCGATCACAACTACTGTTGATGGCTTGCGCCGACGAGTTGGCAAAGCCCGCATCTTGGCGGTATTAGAGCCACGCTCGAATACGATGAAGCTTGGTGTGATGAAGGCCCAGCTTCCAGGGAGCTTGGAGGCTGCCGACAAAGTTTTTGCTTATGGCGCTAATACTGGTAAAGAATCCTTGGGCTGGGATTTAACTGAGGTCTTGTCTCCATTAAATGCAGGCGAGCAAAATAAGGCTCATGCTTTTGAAGATCTTGAGAAATTAGTGAGAGCAGTTGCGCAAGAAGCCAAGCCGGGCGATCACATTTTGGTCATGAGTAATGGCGGTTTTGGCGGAGTGCATCAAAAGATATTGAATGCCATTTCGGCAAAGTAA
- the fabG gene encoding 3-oxoacyl-ACP reductase FabG, translating into MGDRLKDKVAIITGAAKGIGFATAQRFGQEGAKVIIADISPEAVNTAAAQIPNAEGYAMNVTDRASIQSVVDHVMQKHGRIDILINNAGITQDARLVKMTEAQFDTVIDVNLKGVFNCTQLVVPHMLEAGSGAVVNASSVVGLYGNFGQTNYSATKFGVIGFTKTWARELGPKGIRVNAVCPGFIATEMVKAMPENILQDIEKRSWLGRLGTPTEMANVYLFLASDEASYVNGVALEASGGISL; encoded by the coding sequence ATGGGCGATAGATTAAAAGATAAAGTAGCCATCATTACCGGCGCCGCCAAAGGTATTGGCTTTGCTACCGCCCAGCGCTTTGGACAAGAGGGTGCTAAGGTCATCATTGCCGATATCAGCCCAGAAGCTGTGAATACGGCCGCTGCACAAATACCTAATGCAGAAGGTTACGCCATGAATGTGACTGATCGCGCGAGCATTCAGTCCGTTGTAGATCATGTCATGCAAAAACACGGGCGTATTGATATCTTGATTAATAACGCTGGTATTACACAGGATGCGCGCTTAGTAAAGATGACTGAGGCGCAGTTTGATACGGTAATTGATGTCAACCTCAAGGGTGTCTTTAATTGCACCCAATTAGTCGTACCTCATATGCTAGAAGCAGGCTCTGGCGCAGTGGTGAACGCATCCAGCGTAGTAGGTCTTTATGGCAATTTTGGCCAAACCAATTACTCGGCTACCAAGTTTGGGGTCATTGGCTTTACCAAGACATGGGCGCGTGAGCTAGGTCCCAAAGGGATTCGAGTTAATGCCGTATGCCCAGGCTTCATTGCCACTGAAATGGTCAAGGCGATGCCAGAAAATATTTTGCAAGACATTGAAAAGCGCAGTTGGCTTGGACGTCTAGGTACCCCTACTGAAATGGCCAATGTGTACTTATTCTTAGCCAGCGATGAAGCCAGCTATGTTAATGGAGTGGCATTAGAGGCCAGCGGCGGGATCTCGCTCTAA
- a CDS encoding ribonuclease catalytic domain-containing protein: MNLLYEEGGDIKIATVQSASGAGDAESWQATSLSGKKIKLKAKEVWLRFEKPEAQAAMDEANALTADIDLQFLWDCAPDEEFGLVDVAHEYFGSQASIAQQVALAIALQGAPVFFRRKGRGRFQRAPIEQLQAGLAALERKQKELEQQSLWQQELVAGAFPEVLKSSAKQLLFSPDKNTSAYKAFIAACTETGESPAQLMIRCGAIDSPLAYHQGMFLKAHFPNGADHNPAIGVDQAAYASALAELPLAQVKAFSIDDSGTTEIDDALSVTPIEGGYRIGIHIAAPGLAISKDDPLDQVARNRMSTVYFPGDKITMLPESVIKQFSLDEGKPRPALSIYVDIDADGIADRATLQMRTEMVPMAANLRLEDIEHLVSEESLLDESASYPYRKELAILWLAAKLLHAGRQEKRIANGLRAEQLGLIDPNALARDFHFQIRAIDGVPRVEIIPRQRGSILDTIVAEWMIFCNSASGQLLADHGLPGLFRTQKGWGPLRTRMQTTPGPHEGLGLDYYAWCTSPLRRYSDLVNQWQLIALAKHGVTAKMVAPFPPRDATLMGIAADFESCYQAYGEFQDRLEKYWCLRWITQDGESKTVQVRHFKEGMSRVELVPLHLPIPELATHPRMTRAEVVISDVDLLQLSAGVRVLEIEAKVEAPEKESADQAVESELEQEPSDKPEEDASPD, from the coding sequence ATGAATCTTTTATATGAAGAGGGTGGCGATATTAAGATCGCCACAGTCCAGTCTGCTTCAGGTGCTGGGGATGCGGAGTCTTGGCAAGCCACTAGCCTTTCTGGAAAAAAGATCAAACTTAAAGCTAAAGAAGTATGGCTGCGTTTTGAAAAACCAGAAGCTCAAGCGGCAATGGACGAAGCTAATGCTCTCACCGCCGATATTGATTTGCAGTTTCTTTGGGATTGCGCACCAGACGAAGAGTTTGGTCTGGTGGATGTGGCGCATGAGTACTTTGGCTCACAAGCAAGTATTGCCCAACAAGTTGCACTAGCGATTGCTTTACAAGGTGCACCAGTATTTTTTCGTCGCAAAGGGCGGGGTCGTTTTCAGAGGGCGCCAATAGAGCAGCTGCAGGCTGGGCTAGCTGCTTTAGAACGCAAGCAAAAAGAGCTAGAGCAACAATCACTTTGGCAGCAAGAGCTAGTTGCTGGCGCCTTTCCTGAGGTATTGAAGTCTTCCGCTAAGCAATTACTTTTTTCTCCAGATAAAAATACTTCTGCTTACAAGGCATTCATCGCCGCTTGCACTGAGACTGGCGAATCCCCAGCTCAACTCATGATTCGATGTGGCGCAATTGATTCGCCTCTGGCATACCACCAGGGGATGTTTTTGAAGGCGCACTTTCCGAATGGTGCAGATCACAATCCGGCTATCGGGGTCGACCAAGCTGCTTATGCTTCTGCTCTTGCCGAGTTGCCGCTTGCCCAGGTGAAGGCATTCTCCATCGATGATTCGGGTACAACTGAAATTGATGACGCCCTCTCAGTCACGCCAATTGAGGGTGGTTATCGAATAGGTATTCACATTGCTGCTCCAGGTTTGGCTATTTCCAAAGATGATCCATTGGATCAAGTGGCTCGTAATCGGATGTCGACAGTGTATTTTCCAGGCGACAAAATTACGATGTTGCCTGAGTCGGTGATTAAGCAATTCTCACTGGATGAAGGTAAACCTAGGCCGGCCTTGTCGATTTACGTAGATATCGATGCAGATGGTATTGCCGATCGAGCTACTCTGCAGATGCGTACAGAGATGGTGCCAATGGCAGCCAATTTACGCCTCGAGGACATTGAGCATCTTGTCAGCGAGGAGAGCTTGCTGGATGAAAGTGCTAGCTACCCGTATCGCAAAGAGCTGGCGATTTTGTGGTTGGCGGCCAAACTTCTTCACGCGGGTCGTCAAGAAAAGCGTATTGCAAACGGCCTGCGTGCTGAGCAATTGGGCCTGATTGACCCTAATGCGTTAGCAAGAGACTTTCATTTCCAGATTCGCGCTATTGATGGTGTGCCACGTGTTGAAATCATCCCCCGTCAACGTGGATCTATTTTGGACACCATCGTTGCTGAATGGATGATTTTCTGTAATAGCGCTTCTGGTCAGCTTCTAGCTGACCATGGTCTTCCGGGTTTATTTAGAACTCAAAAGGGCTGGGGTCCTTTGCGTACCCGAATGCAAACTACCCCTGGCCCACATGAGGGCTTAGGTTTGGACTATTACGCCTGGTGTACCTCACCCTTGCGCCGGTATTCCGATTTAGTGAATCAATGGCAATTAATTGCACTTGCAAAGCATGGCGTTACTGCCAAGATGGTTGCGCCTTTTCCACCGCGTGATGCCACGTTAATGGGTATTGCTGCTGACTTTGAGTCTTGTTATCAAGCTTATGGCGAGTTCCAGGATAGATTGGAAAAGTATTGGTGCTTACGTTGGATTACTCAAGATGGTGAATCCAAGACGGTTCAGGTTCGTCACTTCAAGGAGGGGATGTCTAGAGTGGAGTTGGTACCACTGCATTTACCGATTCCTGAATTGGCAACCCATCCCCGCATGACTCGTGCAGAGGTCGTGATATCGGATGTAGATTTATTGCAACTTAGTGCAGGCGTTCGAGTTCTAGAAATTGAAGCAAAGGTGGAGGCTCCTGAAAAGGAGTCAGCCGACCAAGCCGTAGAGTCAGAGCTAGAGCAAGAGCCATCAGACAAACCTGAAGAAGATGCTAGCCCAGATTAA
- a CDS encoding energy transducer TonB family protein, with protein sequence MLAQIKSLEFPCPEGLGKVLRYLRSAWNRYPFRFALCASILIHILFLSFRWGIGEIQTRRLNTPLSVVLVNASNKTPPQKANKLAQADLQGGGKTENQEATAMHRARLGAQARLEVLEKQQKQMLAKLDEQRSRSGGRKSGDEQKITPQLNSLEAELAKRLQTDGKEPRRKVLTGASTKAVTFAHYYDAMRQKIEAYGSAFFPRANGRPLYGSLVIVVSVDNQGRITSNAQGKDGLSIGRSSGNPELDRQAIAIVRASAPFGPFPSEMRNQIDVLDWISTFEFTRDGVDRLELRQ encoded by the coding sequence ATGCTAGCCCAGATTAAGTCGCTGGAATTTCCATGTCCTGAGGGGCTTGGTAAGGTCTTGCGTTATTTGCGCAGCGCTTGGAATCGCTATCCATTTCGATTTGCCTTGTGCGCTTCGATACTTATTCATATTCTTTTCCTATCGTTTCGTTGGGGGATTGGAGAGATTCAGACTCGCAGGCTTAATACTCCCTTGAGTGTTGTTTTGGTCAACGCCAGCAACAAAACACCTCCTCAGAAAGCAAATAAGTTGGCGCAAGCTGATTTGCAAGGCGGCGGTAAAACTGAAAATCAAGAAGCTACTGCAATGCATCGCGCCAGATTGGGGGCACAGGCTAGGCTTGAGGTTTTAGAGAAACAGCAAAAGCAAATGCTTGCCAAGTTAGATGAACAGCGTAGTCGATCTGGCGGCCGCAAGAGTGGCGACGAGCAAAAAATTACTCCACAACTCAATTCTTTAGAGGCTGAGCTAGCTAAACGGCTGCAGACTGATGGCAAAGAGCCTAGACGCAAAGTATTGACTGGCGCTAGTACTAAGGCGGTTACCTTTGCGCATTATTACGATGCAATGCGCCAAAAGATAGAGGCTTACGGCAGCGCGTTTTTCCCAAGGGCAAATGGACGTCCTTTATACGGCAGTCTAGTGATCGTAGTGAGTGTGGACAATCAAGGCAGGATCACTTCGAATGCCCAAGGAAAAGACGGACTGTCGATTGGGCGCAGCTCTGGCAACCCAGAGTTGGATAGGCAGGCGATAGCAATCGTCAGGGCCTCAGCGCCGTTTGGCCCTTTCCCCTCAGAAATGCGCAATCAAATTGATGTTTTGGATTGGATCTCTACTTTTGAGTTCACCCGTGATGGGGTGGATCGGTTAGAGCTGCGCCAATAG
- the aroE gene encoding shikimate dehydrogenase, with product MSPTNSPDLHIDPGLFPGVAVYAVAGNPISHSKSPVIHQHFAEQAKQRMYYGRLQPELDAFAQAAKAFFAAGGKGMNVTVPFKLDAQNLADVLTPRAQLAGAVNTLWKTEGKIFGDNTDGAGLVRDLLAQGIALHSARILLLGAGGAARGVIGPLLEQSPKSLIIANRSSAKADELVKLFADLAGSKEVALESRTLADLEDSTKTQYPFDLVINATAAGLTDESPLTPKAVGNVFVPSSFAYDMVYGKTTTFMQQALQRGARVSDGLGMLVEQAADAFLLWRGAQLASAIDPRAVLAELRS from the coding sequence ATGAGTCCTACCAATTCACCCGACCTACATATTGATCCAGGACTTTTTCCTGGTGTGGCTGTCTATGCCGTTGCAGGCAATCCAATTTCTCACAGCAAGTCTCCGGTAATTCACCAGCACTTTGCAGAGCAAGCTAAGCAGCGTATGTACTACGGTCGTCTTCAGCCTGAGTTGGATGCATTTGCGCAGGCGGCAAAAGCATTTTTTGCTGCCGGCGGTAAGGGCATGAATGTCACTGTGCCATTTAAGCTGGACGCTCAAAATTTGGCGGATGTTTTGACGCCTCGCGCGCAACTAGCGGGAGCCGTGAATACTTTGTGGAAGACGGAAGGCAAAATTTTTGGCGACAACACGGATGGTGCTGGTCTGGTGCGTGATCTATTGGCACAAGGCATTGCGCTCCACAGTGCCCGCATATTGTTACTTGGCGCTGGTGGGGCTGCCCGGGGCGTGATTGGCCCCTTGCTAGAGCAGTCGCCTAAGTCTCTCATCATTGCCAATCGTTCCAGCGCAAAGGCAGATGAGTTGGTCAAACTATTTGCTGATTTGGCTGGATCTAAAGAGGTAGCGCTAGAGTCTCGGACCTTGGCTGATTTGGAAGACTCCACAAAAACACAGTACCCATTTGATTTGGTGATTAATGCCACTGCAGCTGGATTAACTGATGAGTCTCCTTTGACACCAAAGGCAGTAGGCAATGTCTTTGTACCGAGCTCTTTTGCTTATGACATGGTCTATGGCAAAACGACCACTTTTATGCAGCAGGCCTTGCAAAGAGGCGCTCGGGTTAGCGATGGCCTGGGAATGTTGGTCGAGCAAGCTGCCGATGCATTCTTGCTATGGCGAGGTGCGCAATTAGCATCTGCCATCGATCCACGTGCAGTCTTGGCAGAATTACGCAGTTAA
- the mtgA gene encoding monofunctional biosynthetic peptidoglycan transglycosylase, with protein MRWLLYPVKCLLAGFIAMQIFFAIQIALWIALDPGSTAFQRAERWRLCTWHWTCAVESRWVPYDKISNNLKRAVLVSEDDIFFQHKGVRVEDMQKAWQKNQQKTQAGNKSKTALRGGSTITQQLAKNLFLSSEQNYLRKGQELIITGLLELMLSKQRLLEIYLNSVEWGEGVFGIGAASQRYYATSPAGLDRDQAAALASALPAPKCFDKQQYCRKGSINYVARQEFILENMDRVALAPYPKSGSGK; from the coding sequence ATGCGCTGGCTTCTTTACCCAGTGAAATGTTTGCTTGCAGGGTTTATAGCAATGCAAATCTTTTTCGCAATCCAAATTGCTTTATGGATTGCCTTAGATCCTGGTAGCACTGCGTTTCAGAGAGCAGAGCGTTGGCGACTATGTACTTGGCATTGGACTTGTGCAGTAGAGTCCAGATGGGTACCTTATGACAAGATCTCCAATAATCTCAAGCGAGCCGTTTTAGTCAGTGAAGACGATATCTTCTTTCAGCACAAAGGTGTCCGGGTTGAAGATATGCAAAAAGCTTGGCAGAAAAATCAACAAAAGACTCAAGCAGGTAATAAATCTAAAACTGCTTTGCGTGGCGGATCGACCATTACTCAGCAATTAGCTAAAAATTTATTTCTTTCTTCAGAGCAAAACTATTTACGTAAAGGACAAGAGCTCATCATCACTGGGCTTTTGGAATTAATGCTTTCTAAACAGAGGTTATTGGAGATTTATCTCAATTCGGTAGAGTGGGGTGAAGGTGTCTTTGGAATAGGCGCCGCCTCTCAGCGCTATTACGCTACAAGCCCAGCGGGGCTGGATCGGGACCAGGCCGCAGCACTTGCGTCTGCCTTACCTGCTCCCAAGTGTTTTGATAAGCAGCAGTACTGTCGTAAGGGAAGTATTAACTACGTAGCCCGCCAAGAATTCATCCTGGAGAATATGGATCGGGTGGCTTTAGCCCCTTATCCGAAGAGCGGCTCGGGTAAATAA